In the genome of Planctomyces sp. SH-PL62, the window TCGCCAACGCAGGTCGATGGAGGATGTTCGCGAACATGGGTCTCGTTGGGTCGGTTGTGAGGACGCTCCGGGCGTCGATCCTGGCTCCACCCCGCTGTGAACTGAACGAGAGGGCGGTTATTCCGCCCTGTTCTTCAGGTTCGCCATCACCATCTCCGGAGGGCTGAATTCATACTCCACGACCTCCCCCTCGTGCACCTGTCGGACCCCCTCCAGGATGATCTTCTCATCGACCTTCACGCCATTGTCGACGACGAAGATGTCGTCCATCTCATCCTTGATCGTGATCTCGCGCTGACGCGCCTTGCCGTCCTCGCCGACGACGTACACGAAGCGCTTGGCGAGGATCTCGAACGTGGCTCGCTGGGGGATGACGACCGCGTCCTTCGAGATCTTGCTGAGCAGCACCGTGCCCGTCTGGCCGTGGCGCAACAGACGCTTCGGGTTCGGAAAATCCGCTCGGAACGAGATGTTGCCGGTTTCGTTGTTGAACATCGCCTCGATCGCGCCGATCTTGCCGAGCTGGTCGAACTTCCGATCGCCCGCCAGCATGAGCTCGATCTTCGGTTCTTCCTTATGCTCCTCCAGGCCGATCGTGTACTCCAGGTACTGGGCCTCGGGCACGTTGAAATAGACCCACATCGTGCTGTTGTCGGACAGGGTCGTCAGGACGTCGCCCTCCTTGATCAGGCTGCCCAGCTGCTCGTGCAGACGGTCGACGATGCCGTCGAACGGCGCCCGGATGTCCGTGAAGTTCAGCTCGGCCTTCGCGAGATCCATCTTCGCCTTGGCCTTCGCCAGCTTCGCCTGAAGCAGAAGCACCTCGTTCTGCGAGACGACCTTGGACTGGGACAACATCTTCGTGTTGTTGTACTCCAGTTGCGCCAGCTGGGCCTCCGCCTGCTCGGCCTCCATCCTCGACTGGTACAGGACCGGCAGGATCTTGAAGATAAGATCGCCCTTCTTGACGGCCTGTCCCTCTTTCACCAGCACTTCCTGGAGGTAGCCGCCATCCAGGGCGCAGATGTCGATATGTCGCCGCGAGTGGATCTGGCAGACGTATCGCTCGACGACGGTCACGTCCCTGGACTGCGGGCTGGTGACCACGATCTTGTGCTCCTCGTGGTGGGCCTCCGCCTTCGGCTTATTGAAATACGACTCGTATTTGGAGACGAGAACGACCTTCAACCGTGCGGCCTTCGCGCCGAGAACGTCCGCGTAGCCCTGCACCTTCTGCGCATAAGGCGGGGGAAGAATTGCGACCCCCAACTTCGGCGCCCACATGACCACGCCGGCTGATAGCAAGACCAGCAGCATCAACGAGGTGATGGGCCGCCGATAGACGAACCTGAAGGGGCCCAGCAGGGCGGACAAGATGCGCTTCATAACCTTCACGTCTCCTGGATGGCACACAATCGATCAGCGCCCAAGATTTCGGCGAACAAGTATCCGCAAGGGGGCGGGGAGGAGACGCCCGAGGTTAGCGATCGGTCCGAGAACCCGGGACCTGCGGACGGATCCCGCCAGCAGACTTCGCGCGATGGTCCGCAACAGACGATCGCCCGCTGCAGAACGGGTTCGATTCCGCGGGTCGAAACGTCGGCCTGGGATAACGCCTATTCTGGCGAACGGCGTAAACTCCACCACTTTGATGGTCGGGCAGCCACCTTCGACGAGGGCTCCCTCATGAGGCCGGCGCGATCCGGCTCAGCAGCGGAGGGGGCGGGACGTGCTTGCGACGTCGAGGACGACGATCTTGCGGATCGTTCGAGGAGGCTCGAATGTGAGCAGTTCGCAGAAGATGGGTGCCAGGAAGCAGGCCGGAGACTGATCGTCCTCGAAGCCGGCGATTCTTGCATCCTCGACGGGGTGTTCCTCAGGGCGGTTCCTGGTGAAGGAGCTTCCCAAAGACGCATCAGGGACGATGTCGAAGCTTTTCGAAGAGCCGTCGTCGTGCCGGATTTTGACAGGGCCCAAGCCGAGATGCCCGAGGGTTTGTCGGACCGGCGAAGCGATCGCCCCAAGACAGAGGGCCAGAGCGATTAGAAGGGGAATACCACGCTCGACGGATCGTCCTGCCATTGGTATTCCAGCCCCGAGAAACATTAGCGTCACTTAATGAGATGATAGGCACGCGAACGTCCCGCGTCAACACGACAAAGCCGTGAACCTGATCCTACCACCTCATCCCAGGGCTTACACACCCCTCTATAACACGTAAACAGTTACCACAAAGTCACTTTCGATCCCGCCGCGCAATCAGCCCGGACCTGAAGGAGTTGCCGGGAAACCTCAAGCGACACAGGATTTCGCCAAGACAACAGGATTTGCAGTTTCGCCAGATCCGACGATCCCGACCATGATTAACGGCGATGCACTGCCTTCCGTTCGACTCGGCCCAGCTTTGATTCAGCCTCACGCCGATCGTCGCGCCACGAACCGCGAGCAGCAAGCCGTGTCGGCTGCATGGATCCATCCACTCCAGGCGTCACGCCCCACCGTCGTCGGGGGGGGCGAATAGACGCAACTCCGCCGGAAGCATGCGTCTGACACGGGGAATTGGCTGAGCCCGCTCCCGGAGCATGCCGTCAGAGCCACCTACGACAGCAGCGGGGCCACCTGAGAAATCAGGTTGACCCGTGAGCAAGGGACTCGATCCTCGATGGAGGCACGAAAACCCTGATGGTCGTCCGTGAGGAAGACAGGGAAGCCAGGGAGAATGGATCGCCTGATAGCGACACAACCCCCGTAAGGAGCGGGGGCTGTCTTCGATGGGGCGGGTGTGTTCAGCGAGGACAGCGGAGGAGGTGGGATTCGAACCCACGGAACCGCGGAGCGGTTCACCGGTTTTCGAGACCGGCCCTTTCAACCACTCAGGCACCCCTCCGGTGTTAGGTGGTCAGTCAGCGTAGTTTAGTGGAAACTCGACGCTCTTGGAAGAACAGACTCAGGATTTCGCCGCATTCTCGTTCGAGAAGTCCGGACGTAGTGGCTACGCGATGGTTCAGGCGGCGGTCGTCGGTCAGGCGATAGAGGCTCCGGCAAGCTCCGGCTTTAAGGTCGGCCGCGCCGTAAACCAATCTCGCGACACGGGCCTGGACGATCGCCCCGGCGCACATGGGGCACGGCTCCAACGTGACGTAAAGCGTGCAGTCGTCGAGCCGCCAGCGACCGAGGGCGCGGCCGGCCAGCGTCATCGCGATCCGTTCCGCGTGGGCCGTCGGGTCGTGGAGGGTCTCGCGAAGGTTGTACCCCTGGGCTACGACCCGGCCCTCGCGGGCCACCACCGCCCCGACGGGGACCTCGCCGAGCCCCGCCGCCTCGCGAGCCAGGTGGAGCGCCCGTTCCATCATCTCCCGATCCAGGTCCGCTTCCCGATCCGATCCCCGACGCTCCGCCATCAGTGCCCCACTGGTAATCACGACCGGCCGATGGAAAATGGATTCGAAAGGAAGCGGAGGCCCCGGTACGGCCTCCTCCCAACGACGTCCCCTTCGAGGAGCGAGCGGCCATGTCGAAACTGCTGGAATTCTACCGAGGGGAGGGGGAGGATGTGGAGGGTCGAACCCTGGCCGACCTCTGGGCCTTGAGCGACGACGAGATGGAGTTCCACCACGACTTCATCCAGTGGATGTTCCCGCTGGAGGAACCCAGCCTGTTCAATTTCCGGGCGCCGGTCCTCTCCGAGGAGGACATCCAGGCCTTCCACGACGAGCCCGCCTTGCGCGACAACCTTCAGCGCTCGTTCGACCGCTTCCTGAGCTTTCTGGGACTGACGAGGGAGGGGGTCCGGGTGGCCCCGGCGGCCGACTTCGAGTCCAAGCGGGAGATCTTTCGCGCCCCGGATCACAACTGGCTGCGGATCACGCGCGTCCTCACGAGTTTGCGACTTCTAGGCCTGGAAGAGCAGTCGCGAGCCTTCCACGCCGGCCTGACAAGGCTGATGGAAGACGGCCTGGCGCGGATCACCTCGGAGACCCGGCAATACTGGCAAGACGCCGTCTTCCCACCGACGGCGGAGTGACCCGATGACGATCCGACGCCGCGCCGGGCTCCCGGCGCGGCGTCGGGATCTTCGAGGAGTCGTTCAGACGGCTCGGCGATCGCCGCCCATGTCGAACGCGAGGAAGAGGAAGGCCGCCGCGACGCCCCCCGCGAAATCCGCCGCCAGGGGGATCCAGATTTTATCCCACTTGGCGAGGTCCATCGCGGCTGCGCCGACCGCCACCGCCGGGTTGAACGCCCCGCCTGAGACCGGCCCGACCGCGATCGCGCCGACGACCACGGTGAATCCGATCGCCAGGCCATAGAAGGAGTTACCGGCCGTCCCCACGGCCGTCGCCGTGTTCAAGACCATGTAGACCAGCGCGAAGGTGAACAGAAACTCGACCAGCAATTGCGCGGCCACCGTGTACTGGATCGCCGAGGGAGGGGGCGGCGCCACGTCGCCGGTCGCGCCCGCCTTGATGAAGTTTACCGCGAGGGCGGCGACGATCCCGGCCCCGAACTGCGCGACCCAGTACGCGACGGCGTCGCCCCAGGACAGCTTGCCGCGAAGCGCCGCCCCCAGGGAGACGGCCGGATTGTAATGACCCCCGAGTAATGCCCGCCGGCATACACCATGATCATGAGCGACGAGCCGATCGCCAGCGCGGCGAGGGCCGCCTGATCCGGCGTCTTGACCGTCATCCCGACGGTAAAGACCAGGAAAAAGGTGCCGATGAACTCGACCACAGCCTTGCCGATCAACATGGCGGTCTCCTTCGGTTGGGTTCGATTCGAGGTTGCAGCTCGAGAAGGGATGACGT includes:
- a CDS encoding aquaporin, whose translation is MLIGKAVVEFIGTFFLVFTVGMTVKTPDQAALAALAIGSSLMIMVYAGGHYSGVITIRPSPWGRRFAASCPGATPSRTGSRSSGPGSSPPSR
- the tadA gene encoding tRNA adenosine(34) deaminase TadA, with protein sequence MMERALHLAREAAGLGEVPVGAVVAREGRVVAQGYNLRETLHDPTAHAERIAMTLAGRALGRWRLDDCTLYVTLEPCPMCAGAIVQARVARLVYGAADLKAGACRSLYRLTDDRRLNHRVATTSGLLERECGEILSLFFQERRVSTKLR
- a CDS encoding opioid growth factor receptor-related protein; amino-acid sequence: MSKLLEFYRGEGEDVEGRTLADLWALSDDEMEFHHDFIQWMFPLEEPSLFNFRAPVLSEEDIQAFHDEPALRDNLQRSFDRFLSFLGLTREGVRVAPAADFESKREIFRAPDHNWLRITRVLTSLRLLGLEEQSRAFHAGLTRLMEDGLARITSETRQYWQDAVFPPTAE
- a CDS encoding aquaporin — translated: MGAALRGKLSWGDAVAYWVAQFGAGIVAALAVNFIKAGATGDVAPPPPSAIQYTVAAQLLVEFLFTFALVYMVLNTATAVGTAGNSFYGLAIGFTVVVGAIAVGPVSGGAFNPAVAVGAAAMDLAKWDKIWIPLAADFAGGVAAAFLFLAFDMGGDRRAV
- a CDS encoding efflux RND transporter periplasmic adaptor subunit; the protein is MKRILSALLGPFRFVYRRPITSLMLLVLLSAGVVMWAPKLGVAILPPPYAQKVQGYADVLGAKAARLKVVLVSKYESYFNKPKAEAHHEEHKIVVTSPQSRDVTVVERYVCQIHSRRHIDICALDGGYLQEVLVKEGQAVKKGDLIFKILPVLYQSRMEAEQAEAQLAQLEYNNTKMLSQSKVVSQNEVLLLQAKLAKAKAKMDLAKAELNFTDIRAPFDGIVDRLHEQLGSLIKEGDVLTTLSDNSTMWVYFNVPEAQYLEYTIGLEEHKEEPKIELMLAGDRKFDQLGKIGAIEAMFNNETGNISFRADFPNPKRLLRHGQTGTVLLSKISKDAVVIPQRATFEILAKRFVYVVGEDGKARQREITIKDEMDDIFVVDNGVKVDEKIILEGVRQVHEGEVVEYEFSPPEMVMANLKNRAE